From Halotia branconii CENA392, the proteins below share one genomic window:
- a CDS encoding alpha/beta fold hydrolase: MSIITTKDGTQIYYKDWGAGQPIVFSHGWPLSADAWESQMFFLASHGYRCIAHDRRGHGRSSQPWNGNDMDTYADDLAELFEALDIKDAVMIGHSTGGGEVARFIGRHGTKRVSKTVLMSAVPPLMLKTESNPDGLPIEVFDGFRAAFLADRSQFFLDVASGPFFGFNRPSAKVSQGLIYSWWMQGMMAGHKNTYDCIKAFSETDFTEDLKKFDVPTLIIHGDDDQIVPIGASAPLSAKLVKNSTLKIYPGGAHSLGDTSKEQVNADLLEFVKS, translated from the coding sequence ATGAGCATAATTACAACTAAAGATGGTACGCAAATATATTACAAAGACTGGGGTGCAGGACAGCCTATTGTCTTCAGCCACGGCTGGCCACTAAGCGCCGATGCTTGGGAATCGCAGATGTTTTTTCTCGCCTCCCACGGCTACCGCTGCATCGCGCATGATCGTCGCGGTCATGGCCGGTCGAGCCAACCTTGGAACGGCAATGATATGGATACCTACGCCGATGATCTAGCGGAACTCTTCGAGGCGCTGGATATTAAAGATGCAGTAATGATTGGACACTCTACCGGCGGCGGTGAAGTGGCGCGCTTCATCGGCCGCCACGGCACCAAACGTGTGTCCAAGACAGTGCTAATGAGTGCAGTGCCGCCACTTATGCTCAAGACAGAGTCGAATCCGGATGGGCTACCCATTGAAGTCTTTGACGGATTTCGTGCGGCATTTTTGGCTGATCGCTCGCAGTTCTTCCTGGATGTAGCCAGTGGCCCGTTCTTTGGATTCAATCGACCTAGTGCAAAAGTCTCCCAAGGGCTAATCTATTCGTGGTGGATGCAGGGCATGATGGCTGGTCATAAGAATACCTATGACTGTATTAAGGCGTTTTCAGAAACAGATTTCACCGAGGATTTGAAAAAGTTTGATGTACCTACGTTGATTATTCATGGTGATGATGATCAAATCGTGCCGATTGGTGCTTCTGCCCCTTTATCTGCGAAGCTCGTCAAAAACTCGACTTTGAAGATTTATCCCGGCGGAGCGCACAGTCTGGGCGATACGAGCAAGGAACAGGTCAACGCCGACCTGCTGGAATTTGTTAAATCTTGA
- the tmk gene encoding dTMP kinase, whose product MVGKLIVFEGVEGCGKTSQMQLCGQWLESLGISVIATREPGGTELGLHLRRLLLEKTDNQPIAEVTELLLYAADRSQHIEQELKPNLAAGKYILCDRYTDSTIAYQGYGRGLDINLINQLNFIATGGLASDLTIWLDVDVEVGLARKRGSKTGLDRIEQETIAFHQRVQQGYAKLAASYPSRIVRVDGNLNQETVQKVIQEILRVHL is encoded by the coding sequence ATGGTTGGCAAATTAATTGTATTTGAAGGGGTAGAAGGCTGTGGCAAAACTAGCCAAATGCAACTTTGTGGTCAATGGTTAGAGAGTCTAGGTATCTCTGTAATCGCCACTCGTGAACCAGGGGGAACAGAGTTAGGGCTGCATCTGCGTCGCTTGTTGCTAGAAAAAACAGATAATCAACCAATTGCTGAGGTGACAGAATTACTGTTGTATGCTGCTGATAGGTCGCAACACATTGAACAAGAACTCAAGCCTAATTTAGCAGCAGGAAAATATATTTTATGCGATCGCTACACTGACTCTACTATTGCCTACCAAGGTTATGGGCGGGGCTTAGACATAAATCTAATCAACCAACTTAACTTCATCGCCACTGGTGGGTTAGCAAGTGACCTGACTATCTGGTTAGATGTCGATGTCGAGGTAGGACTAGCCCGTAAAAGAGGAAGCAAAACAGGCTTAGACCGCATCGAACAAGAGACAATTGCTTTTCATCAACGTGTTCAACAAGGATATGCAAAATTAGCCGCATCTTATCCATCTCGGATTGTGCGAGTAGACGGCAACTTGAATCAAGAAACTGTACAAAAAGTGATTCAGGAAATTTTGCGCGTACATCTGTAG
- a CDS encoding glycosyltransferase family 39 protein, which produces MRHLTLVPSWLRFLMIFLLMMGTLFRFVNLDSKVYSHDEIYTSLRIYGYTANEVKREIFDGQVISQDNFKKFQSPNLKTGINDTIMSLIKEDSQHPPLYYLIARFWVKTFGSSVSAIRSLSALISLLVFPATYWLCRELFNVPLSMPTVAIALMSISPMQIIYAQEAREYILWFVTIILCSAALLRAVCIDFKEQNELEQQQKLPDRFALWGIYAITLILSLYTSLWTVFVAFAHGIYILTTAKFQLNETVRAYLLASVVGFLAFMPWITIVTADFFQFLISADVKAVQVSQTPLIPFWLMQVSRIFFDLGLKLDNLWIYLISPVFVSLVGYAVYSLCLRTNYKIWLFVVALIIIPALPLILPDIISGDIRLNSEPYLMPSYLGIQIAVAYLLATQLYNGNLLRRSIWHMILLLIVICGLVSCRVSYQAETWWSKGVSYGNPQVAKMINQSKRPLLITNSVGINFGNVFSLSYLTQPKVRFQLMQNQNIPQIPDGFSDIFLLNPADNWRRQIANKYQSQTNIVYQDEYYSLWKLVKPRASRQG; this is translated from the coding sequence ATGCGGCATCTTACTCTTGTTCCGAGTTGGTTGCGATTTTTAATGATTTTTTTGTTGATGATGGGTACATTGTTTCGCTTTGTTAATCTTGATAGCAAAGTTTACTCACACGATGAAATTTATACCTCATTGAGAATTTATGGTTATACAGCCAATGAAGTTAAACGAGAAATATTTGATGGTCAGGTAATTAGTCAAGATAACTTTAAAAAATTTCAAAGTCCTAATTTAAAAACAGGCATCAATGATACTATTATGTCTTTGATAAAAGAAGACTCGCAACATCCGCCACTTTATTACTTGATAGCTAGATTTTGGGTAAAAACTTTTGGTAGTTCAGTATCAGCAATTAGAAGTTTGTCTGCCTTGATTAGTTTGTTAGTTTTTCCTGCTACTTATTGGCTATGTCGAGAATTATTCAATGTGCCGTTATCGATGCCTACCGTAGCGATCGCACTGATGTCAATTTCCCCTATGCAAATAATTTATGCCCAAGAAGCACGAGAATATATTCTTTGGTTCGTCACTATAATTTTATGCAGTGCTGCACTGTTACGAGCAGTTTGTATAGACTTCAAAGAGCAAAACGAGTTAGAACAACAGCAAAAATTACCAGACCGCTTTGCTCTTTGGGGAATTTATGCAATAACTTTAATATTGAGTCTTTATACATCTTTGTGGACTGTATTTGTCGCATTTGCTCATGGAATTTATATATTAACAACAGCAAAATTTCAACTAAATGAGACTGTCAGAGCTTATTTGTTAGCATCAGTGGTAGGGTTTTTAGCCTTCATGCCTTGGATCACAATTGTGACGGCTGATTTTTTTCAATTTTTAATTTCAGCAGATGTCAAGGCAGTGCAGGTATCACAAACGCCTTTAATTCCATTTTGGCTGATGCAGGTTAGCCGCATTTTTTTTGATTTAGGCTTAAAATTAGACAATCTTTGGATATATTTAATTTCGCCAGTTTTTGTAAGTTTGGTGGGATATGCTGTTTATTCTCTTTGCCTAAGAACAAATTACAAAATCTGGTTGTTTGTTGTGGCATTAATTATAATACCAGCCTTACCTTTAATATTGCCTGATATAATTTCTGGGGATATACGTTTAAATTCTGAACCATATTTGATGCCATCTTATCTAGGTATTCAAATAGCTGTTGCTTATTTACTAGCTACACAACTGTATAATGGCAACTTATTACGCCGAAGCATTTGGCACATGATCCTGCTATTAATAGTTATTTGTGGATTAGTTTCTTGTAGAGTCAGTTATCAAGCAGAAACTTGGTGGAGTAAGGGAGTTAGTTATGGTAATCCACAAGTTGCAAAGATGATCAATCAATCAAAACGACCACTTTTGATCACTAATTCTGTAGGTATTAATTTTGGAAATGTCTTTTCTTTGAGTTATCTTACACAGCCAAAAGTGCGATTTCAATTGATGCAAAATCAAAACATTCCTCAGATTCCTGATGGATTCAGTGATATTTTTCTCTTGAATCCTGCCGATAATTGGCGTAGGCAAATAGCAAACAAGTATCAGTCCCAGACAAATATTGTTTACCAAGATGAATATTACTCGCTTTGGAAGTTAGTTAAGCCTCGTGCTTCACGCCAAGGTTAA
- a CDS encoding GNAT family N-acetyltransferase, with amino-acid sequence MEISYRNINYPLSPPSILTDFPVLETDKYILQLASNEEELDSIFRLRFEVFNLELGLGFSTSSFNQMDQDQFDAVCDHLMLICKHTGQTIGTYRMQTYTMAMQGLGFDAADIFNLEEIPDSVLQASVEVGRACIAKEYRNIQTLLLLWEGLANYLIWSQKKYFFGCASLLTQCAKEATCAYLYFQQNNLMHSSILVNPNLQYYLETSSESLDTCHVEIPNILQAYLNIGAKICSLPAIDRQFKTIDFLTMSNIEDFTRWHSPGCEKK; translated from the coding sequence ATGGAAATTTCTTACCGCAACATCAATTACCCACTTAGTCCTCCTTCTATTTTGACAGACTTTCCTGTCCTTGAAACTGACAAATACATCCTACAACTTGCCTCTAATGAAGAAGAATTAGACTCAATTTTTCGTTTAAGGTTTGAAGTTTTTAATCTAGAGTTAGGCTTGGGATTTTCTACTTCTAGCTTTAACCAGATGGATCAAGATCAGTTTGATGCTGTCTGCGATCATTTAATGCTCATTTGCAAACATACTGGCCAAACAATTGGAACCTATCGGATGCAAACTTATACAATGGCTATGCAAGGGCTGGGTTTTGATGCTGCTGACATATTTAATTTAGAGGAAATTCCTGATTCTGTACTACAAGCATCTGTAGAAGTTGGACGTGCATGTATAGCTAAAGAATATCGCAACATTCAGACGCTTTTATTACTTTGGGAAGGATTAGCAAATTATCTTATCTGGAGTCAAAAGAAATATTTTTTTGGTTGTGCATCCTTACTCACTCAATGCGCCAAAGAAGCTACTTGTGCTTATCTCTACTTCCAGCAAAATAACTTGATGCATTCGAGTATTTTAGTTAATCCCAACTTACAATATTATCTAGAAACTTCTTCAGAAAGTTTGGATACATGTCATGTAGAAATTCCTAATATTTTGCAGGCATATTTAAATATTGGAGCTAAAATATGTAGCTTACCAGCAATTGATCGCCAATTCAAAACCATTGATTTTTTAACTATGTCTAATATAGAAGATTTTACTAGGTGGCATTCTCCAGGTTGTGAGAAAAAGTAG
- a CDS encoding aspartate aminotransferase family protein, whose protein sequence is MSIETLIEQATIPPESGFVSSNPFDADSFDVAVMSTYARFPLALERGAGCRVWDTQGREYLDFVAGIATCTLGHAHPAMVEAVTRQIRKLHHVSNLYYIPEQGELAQWLIQNSCADRVFFCNSGAEANEAAIKLARKYAHTVLDIEKPIIITANASFHGRTLATITATAQPKYQKYFDPLVPGFHYVPYNDINAVEAAISELDEGDYRVAAILIEPLQGEGGVRPGDVAYFQKLREICDETGILLIFDEVQVGMGRSGKLWGYEHLGVEPDIFTSAKGLGGGIPIGAMMSKKFCDVFQPGEHASTFGGNPFVCGVALSVCQTLERENLLQNVEARGEQLRSGLKAIAAKYPNYISEVRGWGLINGMELQADIALTAPEIVKAAIDKGLLLVPAGPKVVRFVPPLIVTEKEVDMALQAVEQAIATVTA, encoded by the coding sequence GTGAGCATAGAAACTCTAATTGAGCAAGCCACCATCCCCCCAGAGTCAGGCTTTGTGTCATCTAACCCTTTTGACGCTGATAGCTTTGATGTAGCTGTCATGTCAACTTATGCCCGTTTTCCCTTAGCCTTAGAACGAGGTGCTGGATGCCGGGTTTGGGATACACAGGGTCGAGAATACCTGGACTTTGTAGCGGGAATTGCTACTTGTACTTTAGGACACGCCCACCCAGCGATGGTAGAAGCGGTGACACGCCAAATCCGCAAGCTGCATCACGTTTCTAATTTGTACTACATTCCCGAACAAGGTGAATTAGCCCAATGGCTGATTCAAAATTCCTGTGCCGATCGCGTCTTTTTTTGTAACTCCGGTGCTGAAGCGAATGAAGCCGCTATTAAATTGGCAAGAAAATACGCCCACACAGTTCTAGACATTGAAAAGCCTATAATCATCACAGCTAATGCCAGTTTCCACGGTCGGACTTTGGCAACAATTACAGCTACAGCCCAACCGAAGTATCAAAAATACTTTGATCCCCTAGTTCCAGGTTTCCACTACGTACCTTACAATGATATTAATGCTGTAGAAGCAGCAATTAGCGAGTTGGATGAAGGTGATTACCGCGTAGCAGCAATTTTAATAGAGCCATTGCAAGGAGAAGGCGGTGTGCGTCCTGGAGATGTTGCCTACTTCCAAAAACTGCGAGAAATTTGTGACGAAACTGGTATTTTGTTGATTTTCGATGAAGTGCAAGTGGGGATGGGACGCAGTGGTAAGTTATGGGGATATGAACATCTTGGTGTTGAACCAGATATTTTTACCAGCGCTAAGGGTTTAGGCGGTGGTATTCCCATTGGGGCGATGATGAGCAAAAAATTCTGCGATGTCTTTCAACCAGGGGAACACGCTAGTACTTTTGGCGGCAATCCCTTTGTTTGTGGAGTTGCTTTGAGCGTTTGTCAAACATTAGAACGAGAAAACCTTTTACAGAACGTGGAAGCACGGGGCGAACAGTTGCGATCTGGGCTAAAAGCGATCGCCGCCAAATATCCCAATTACATTTCTGAAGTTCGGGGTTGGGGTTTAATCAATGGGATGGAGTTGCAAGCAGATATTGCTCTGACTGCACCTGAAATTGTCAAAGCTGCGATAGATAAGGGTTTATTGCTTGTACCAGCAGGGCCAAAAGTCGTCCGGTTTGTACCGCCACTGATTGTTACAGAAAAAGAAGTGGACATGGCATTGCAAGCCGTTGAACAGGCGATCGCAACTGTCACAGCTTAG
- a CDS encoding potassium channel family protein: MYSTLEKKYKLIQKELTIGTIALGGVFLIGTLWYRFVENWSWEDAAYMTVITLATVGYGETHPLGSRGRLFTIALILLGVVNIGYIVNRFTEAVIQGYFQEGIRLRQQRRLMESLLEHYIICGFSRTGRQIAKEFWAEGVPFVVIDSEVESVQKAQGEGYMAYQGDATLDDTLLRVGIERAICIVAALPSDAENLYTVLSAKTLNPAIRAIARASTEEALQKLQRGGADAVISPYITGGKRMAAAALRPQVMDFVDGILTGADRQLYMEEFLLDPAFCPFVGQTLQKAKLRSQTGGLILAIRRIDGNLIGGPTGETVLMPGDTLICMGTAEQLRSLNQILGPIRSQKLRKPKSS, translated from the coding sequence TTGTATTCAACACTTGAGAAGAAATACAAACTCATTCAAAAAGAGTTAACAATCGGGACGATCGCCCTTGGCGGTGTTTTCCTAATTGGTACTTTATGGTATCGATTTGTAGAAAATTGGTCATGGGAAGACGCAGCCTACATGACTGTCATCACCTTAGCGACTGTAGGATATGGTGAGACCCATCCATTGGGTAGCCGAGGACGGTTGTTTACTATTGCTTTGATTTTATTAGGTGTAGTCAATATTGGTTACATTGTCAATAGATTTACAGAAGCAGTGATTCAAGGCTACTTTCAAGAAGGTATTCGACTACGGCAACAGAGGCGGTTAATGGAATCTCTATTAGAACATTACATTATCTGTGGATTTAGTCGGACTGGTCGTCAGATTGCCAAAGAGTTTTGGGCAGAAGGTGTACCTTTTGTAGTCATAGATTCTGAGGTGGAGTCTGTACAAAAAGCCCAAGGAGAAGGTTATATGGCATATCAAGGTGATGCCACTCTTGATGACACACTTTTAAGAGTTGGCATTGAACGAGCAATTTGTATTGTTGCCGCATTACCTTCGGATGCAGAAAATTTATATACAGTTTTATCAGCAAAAACTCTGAATCCGGCAATCCGGGCGATCGCTCGTGCCAGTACAGAAGAAGCTCTGCAAAAGTTACAGCGCGGCGGTGCAGATGCAGTAATTTCACCTTATATTACTGGTGGCAAAAGAATGGCTGCGGCTGCCCTCAGACCCCAAGTCATGGATTTTGTAGATGGGATTCTCACAGGTGCAGACCGTCAGTTATATATGGAAGAATTTTTACTTGACCCGGCTTTTTGTCCCTTTGTAGGTCAAACTTTGCAAAAAGCCAAACTGCGATCGCAAACCGGAGGATTGATTTTAGCTATTCGTCGCATTGACGGCAACTTGATTGGCGGCCCCACTGGTGAAACGGTTTTGATGCCAGGAGATACTTTAATTTGTATGGGTACAGCTGAACAACTGCGTAGTCTCAATCAAATTCTAGGACCAATTCGTTCTCAAAAATTGCGTAAACCTAAAAGTAGCTGA